One stretch of Syntrophorhabdaceae bacterium DNA includes these proteins:
- a CDS encoding Hpt domain-containing protein, with protein MIMDDDRIIVHIDPDLEDLIPGYIENRYSDIRKIKDALAKGDYETIRILGHSMKGSGGGYGFDAITDIGRSIELSAKEHDDTAIKKLLEDLEDYIKKVQIVYG; from the coding sequence ATGATCATGGATGATGATAGGATTATAGTCCATATTGATCCTGATCTTGAAGACCTTATACCGGGCTATATAGAAAATAGATACAGTGATATAAGAAAGATAAAAGATGCCCTTGCAAAGGGGGATTACGAGACAATAAGGATCCTGGGACACAGTATGAAGGGTTCAGGGGGAGGGTATGGCTTTGATGCCATAACAGATATAGGAAGGTCTATAGAGCTGTCAGCAAAGGAACATGATGATACAGCCATTAAAAAACTCCTGGAAGATTTAGAAGATTATATCAAGAAGGTGCAGATAGTCTATGGCTGA